The Geobacter metallireducens GS-15 region AATTTCGGCATGGAAACCTTCGTCGGGGAGAATGTCATGACAGAGCCTCGTATCCATATCCCGCGAGACAGAATCATAGAATTCTGCCAGCGGTGGAAGATCACGGAGTTTTCACTTTTCGGCTCGGTGCTCCGCGACGATTTCCGGCCCGACAGCGATGTTGACGTGCTGATTTCCTTTGCCCCGGACGCCGCATGGACCCTGCTCGACCATGTGGATATGCAGGACGAGCTCCAGACGATCTTCGGCCGGAGCGTGGATCTCGTGAGCCGCAAGGGGATAGAGCGAAGCCGGAACGAAGTGCGGCGCAAAGCCATTCTTGAGTCAGCGGAGATCTTCTATGAAGCCGCGTGACCTGGCTT contains the following coding sequences:
- a CDS encoding nucleotidyltransferase family protein produces the protein MTEPRIHIPRDRIIEFCQRWKITEFSLFGSVLRDDFRPDSDVDVLISFAPDAAWTLLDHVDMQDELQTIFGRSVDLVSRKGIERSRNEVRRKAILESAEIFYEAA